The DNA region CGTCGTCACCGGCGAGGGCTGCCTGGACGCGCAGACGCTCCACGGCAAGGCCCCCGCCGGAGTCGCGGCGGCGGCCGCCCGGGCGGGGGTTCGGGTGGCCGCCGTGGCGGGACGCGTCGAGCTGTCCGAGCGCGAGCTGCGGTCCGCCGGCTTCGCCGCCGCGTACGCGCTCAGCGAGCTGGGCGAGCATCCGGGAGACGGCCTGACCAGGGCGGGAGAGCTGGCCGAGGTCGCGGGGGAGCGGCTGGCGGCGGCGTTCCTCCGCCGGTGAGGCGCCCGTGAGACGTCTGCAGGACGTCCGTGAGGCGCCCGTGACGGGCCCCTGGGGCGCCGGAGCGGGGCCCGTTCGTCCGCCGGTGGCCGGCGGCGCCCCTCGTACGTTCCTCCATTGACGTTTTGTTGAAGGCGGCCCTAGGCTCCGGGCCATCCTTCGACGTACCCCACCCCTCGACCAGGCTTCGGAGGTCCCCATGCCCAGCAGTGAGACCGTGGTGATCCGCTCCCTGCGGGTGGTCCTGCCGGACGGCGAGCGCCCCGCGGACGTGCTGGTCCGGGACGGGAGGATCCGGCGGATCGCCGCGCACGGCTCCCTGTCCGCCGGTGACGGCGCGCTCACCGACCTCGGCCGCACCGCCCTGCTCCCCGGCCTGGTCGACACCCACGTCCACGTCAACGAGCCCGGCCGCACCGAGTGGGAGGGCTTCGCCACCGCCACCCGGGCCGCCGCCGCCGGCGGCGTCACCACCGTCATCGACATGCCGCTCAACTCGGTGCCGCCCACCACCACCCCGGCCGGGCTGGAGATCAAGCGGAAGACCGCCAAGGGCCAGGCCTGGGTCGACCTCGGCTTCTGGGGCGGAGCCGTTCCCGGCAACCTCGCCGACCTCGAACCCCTGCACCGCGCAGGCGTGTTCGGCTTCAAGTCCTTCCTCGCGCCGAGCGGCGTCGACGAGTTCCCGCACGTCGGGCAGGCCGACCTGGAAGCCGCCCTGGCGGAGCAGGCCCGGCTGGGCGCGCTCGCCATCATCCACGCCGAGGACCCCGCCGTCCTGGCAGCCGCGCCCCAGCGGCCCGGCGTCCACTACCGGGACTTCCTCGCCTCCCGCCCCGAGGGCGCGGAGACCGCGGCCGTCGCCCGGCTGCTCGACACCGCCCGGCGCACCGGTGCCCGGGTGCACATCCTGCACGTCTCCTCGGCCGCGGTGCTGCCGCTGCTCCGGCAGGCGCGCGCGGACGGCGTCGAGGTCACCGCCGAGACCTGCCCGCACTACCTGACCCTCGCCGCCGAGCTGGTGCCCGACGGCGGCACCGCCTTCAAGTGCTGTCCGCCGATCCGGGACGAGGCCAACCGCGAGGCGCTCTGGGAGGCCCTGGCGGCGGGGGAGTTCGCCGCCGTCGTCTCCGACCACTCGCCGTCCACCCCCGACCTCAAGCTGCTGCCCGAACGCGGCGGCAGCGGGGACTTCGCGGCCGCCTGGGGCGGCATAGCCTCGCTCCAGCTGGGCCTGCCCGCGGTCTGGACCGAGGCCCGCCGGCGCGGCCACACCCTCGCCGACGTGGTCCGCTGGATGTCCGCCGGTCCGGCCGGGCTGGTCGGCCTCACCGGGACGAAGGGCGCCGTCGCGGTCGGCCACGACGCCGACCTGGTCGCCTTCGACCCCGACGGCGAGTTCGCCGTCCACGCCGCCGGACTGCACCACCGCAACCCGGTCACCCCGTACGCGGGCCGGACGCTCACCGGCGCCGTCCGCACCACCTGGCTGCGCGGCCGGGTGGTCGACGTGGCCGGGGAGCCCTTCGGCCGACAGCTCGCCCGCCCGCGGTCCGGCGGCGGCCTGCCCGCCCAGTCCCGGCCCGCCGGGCTCCGGCCCACCGAGCTCCACCCCGCCCAGCTCAGGCCCGCCCGTCCGACCACCGGCCCCGAGGAGTCGCAGTGACCACCACCCCCGCCCCGAGCGCCCCGTTCACCGAGCTGGTCGACCTGGCCTCGCGCCGGCTCGGCGCCGGCGTCGTCGCCACCAACGAGGACACCTTCGCCGACGCCGAGAACCTGCTGGTCGCCGCGCCCGCCGCGTTCCGGCCGCACACCTTCGGCCACAAGGGCCAGATCATGGACGGCTGGGAGTCCCGCCGCCGCCGGGGCGCGGGCGCCGAACAGCCGCACCCCACCGACGAGGACCACGACTGGGCGGTCGTCCGGCTCGGCGCCGCCGGGGTGGTCCGCGGACTCGTCATCGACACCGCGCACTTCACCGGCAACTACCCGGAGAGCGCCTCCGTGGAGGCCGCCTCGATACCGGGCCACCCCTCGCCCGCCGAGGTGGCGGCCGCCGCGTGGACGGAGCTCCTGCCGCGCACCGCGCTGCGGGGCGACACCGCCCACGAGTTCGAGGTGCACAGCGCCACCCGCTTCACCCACGTACGGCTCAACATCTTCCCGGACGGCGGCGTCGCCCGCCTCCGGGTCCACGGCGAGGTGCTGCCCGACCCGCGCGAGCTGGACGGCCTCACCTTCGACCTGGCGGCCCAGGAGTACGGCGGTGTCGCCGAGGCGGCCTCCGACCGCTACTTCTCCTCCCCGCACAACCTGAACGCTCCCGGCCGCGCCACCGTCATGGGCGAGGGCTGGGAGACCAGGCGTCGGCGCGACAAGGCCAACGACTGGGTACGGATCGCCCTGGCCGGGGGCGGCGAGGTCCTGGCCGCCGAGGTGGACACCACCCACTTCGTCGCCAACGCCCCCGGCTGGGCCGACCTGGTCGGCTACGACGCCTCCGCCGGCGGCGACCCCGCCGACGACCCGGACGGCTGGTTCGCGCTGCTGCCGCGCACCCGACTCCAGCCCGACACCCGGCACCGCTTCCGGCTGACCGCCGCGCGCCCGGTGACCCACGTGCGGATCAACGTGTACCCCGACGGCGGCCTGGCCCGCCTGCGCCTCACCGGCGGCCTCACCGAGTCCGGCCGGGCCGCCCTCGCGCTGCGCTGGTTCGACGCCCTCCCGGAAGCCGAGGCCGTCGCCGCGCTCACCGGGGCCGGCCTCACCGCCGCCGAGGCCGCCGCCCTCGCCGCGGCCCGCCCGCTGGCCGACCCGGCCGCCGCCCGCGCCGCCGTGGCCGCGCTCGGCCCGGCCGACGGCCCCGACGGCGAGCCCTCCTCCCGCCGCCGCTCGGCCGCCTGGCGCCTGCTCGGCGTCTGAGCCAGCGGCGCCCCGGAGGAATCCGGGGCGGCAGGGCCCCGGAGCGATCCGGCGCGGCGTCACATCCCCCTCCGTGCACCACCCTTACCGACACCAGAAGGACCCGTCATGCCCAAGACCCTGACCACGGAGTCCGGTGCCCCGGTCGCCGACAACCAGAACTCGGCCTCGGCCGGCGCCCACGGCCCGCTGCTGATCCAGGACCAGCAACTGCTGGAGAAGCTGGCCCGGTTCAACCGCGAGCGGATCCCGGAGCGCGTCGTGCACGCCCGCGGGTCCGGCGCGTACGGCTACTTCGAGGTCACCGACGAGGTCTCCTCGTACACCCGGGCCGCGTTCCTCGCCGGGGTCGGCAAGCGCACCGAGGTGTTCCTCCGCTTCTCCACCGTCGCGGGCAACCTCGGCTCCAACGACGCGGTCCGCGACCCGCGCGGCTTCGCGGTCAAGTTCTACACCGAGGAGGGGAACTACGACCTCGTCGGCAACAACACCCCGGTCTTCTTCATCAAGGACCCGCTGAAGTTCCCGGACTTCATCCACTCGCAGAAGCGCGACCCGTACACCGGTGTCCAGGAGGCCGACAACGTCTGGGACTTCTGGGCCCACTCGCCGGCCTCGACGCACCAGATCACCTGGCTCTTCGGCGACCGCGGCATCCCCGCGTCCTACCGCCACATGAACGGCTACGGCTCGCACACCTACCAGTGGGTCAACGGGCAGGGCGACGCCTACTGGGTGAAGTACCACTTCAAGACCAACCAGGGCGTCCGCTCGCTGGACGCCGGGCAGGCCGCCGAGGCGGTCGGCGGCGACGCCGACAGCCACCAGCGCGACCTCCACCAGGCCATCGAGCGCGGGGTGTTCCCGTCCTGGACCCTGTACGTGCAGCTGATGCCGGTCGCCGAGGCCGCCGACTACCGGTTCAACCCCTTCGACCTCACCAAGGTGTGGCCGCACGCCGACTACCCGCTGGTCAAGGTCGGCCGGCTGGTGCTCAACCGCAACCCCGAGAACGTCTTCGCCGAGGTCGAGCAGTCCGCGTTCTCGCCGAACAACTTCGTGCCCGGCATCGGCCCGTCCCCGGACAAGATGCTCCAGGGCCGCCTGTTCGCCTACGCCGACGCCCAGCGCTACCGGCTCGGCGTGAACCACACCCGGCTGCCGGTCAACGCGCCGCGCGCCACCGAGGCCGCCAACTACGGCCGGGACGGCCTGCACGCGCTCAACCCGGCCGGCCGCGCCAGGAACTACGAGCCCAACTCCCACGACGGCCCGGCCCAGACCGACGCCGCGCTCGCCGCGCCGACCGAGCTGAACGGCTGGACCGGCACCTACACCACCCCGGCCCACACCAAGGACGACGACTTCCACCAGGCCGGCGAGCTCTACCGGCTGATGTCCGGGGCGGAGAGGGCCAGGCTGATCGACAACCTGGCCGGCTTCCTCGCCCAGGTCTCCCGCGACGACGTCGTCGAGAGGAACCTCGCCCACTTCCACGCCGCCGACGAGGAGTACGGCGCCCGCCTGGAGGCGGCCGTCACCAGGCTCCGGGCCGGCGACGAGGGCTGAGGCCCGGACCACCCTCACCGGCCGCCGGGGCCCGCACCCCGGCGCCGCCCCCCGACCGGGCCGCCCCCTCCGGCAGTGAGGGGGCGGCCCGGTGCCCTTCCCCGGCCCGGCCCGCCTCTCCCCTCCCCGCCCCGGCGCACCGGCCGGGGCCCGACCGGACCGGCGGCCGCCCCCCGCTGACGGTCCGTCGGCACCCGACCCGGCGGGCAGGAGAGGCGCAGCGGCACCGGCGGGGCATATGCCCGTCAAGTACTTCACCGCACCTGCACGAAAATCCGCGGAGGGGAGGATGACTGCGTCCGGCGGTGGATAGGCTGGACACCACCCGCCGGTCACACCAGCGGGGGGACATCGGAAGGGGACGACATGTCGACACCAGCCCCCGGTCGCCACGCCGCGCCGGCCCAGGGCCTGCCCGGTCCGTTCACCTCCCTGCAGCACGCCCTCAGACTGCTGGAGGCGGTCGACCGGCACCCGGGCGGGGCGACCCTGGTCACGCTCGCCCGGGAGACCTCCCTCGGGCTGCCGACGGTCCGCCGGCTCGCCGAGATCCTGGAGATAGAGGGCTACCTCCAGTGCCAGGACGGCGGTTGGGTGCTCGGCGGCACCTTCGCGCTGCTCGGCCAGCAGAACCGGGAGCAGCTGGTCCGGGCCCGACTGGACCGCAAACTCGCCGAGCTGAGGGACGAGTTGG from Kitasatospora sp. NBC_00458 includes:
- a CDS encoding catalase: MPKTLTTESGAPVADNQNSASAGAHGPLLIQDQQLLEKLARFNRERIPERVVHARGSGAYGYFEVTDEVSSYTRAAFLAGVGKRTEVFLRFSTVAGNLGSNDAVRDPRGFAVKFYTEEGNYDLVGNNTPVFFIKDPLKFPDFIHSQKRDPYTGVQEADNVWDFWAHSPASTHQITWLFGDRGIPASYRHMNGYGSHTYQWVNGQGDAYWVKYHFKTNQGVRSLDAGQAAEAVGGDADSHQRDLHQAIERGVFPSWTLYVQLMPVAEAADYRFNPFDLTKVWPHADYPLVKVGRLVLNRNPENVFAEVEQSAFSPNNFVPGIGPSPDKMLQGRLFAYADAQRYRLGVNHTRLPVNAPRATEAANYGRDGLHALNPAGRARNYEPNSHDGPAQTDAALAAPTELNGWTGTYTTPAHTKDDDFHQAGELYRLMSGAERARLIDNLAGFLAQVSRDDVVERNLAHFHAADEEYGARLEAAVTRLRAGDEG
- the allB gene encoding allantoinase AllB, which codes for MPSSETVVIRSLRVVLPDGERPADVLVRDGRIRRIAAHGSLSAGDGALTDLGRTALLPGLVDTHVHVNEPGRTEWEGFATATRAAAAGGVTTVIDMPLNSVPPTTTPAGLEIKRKTAKGQAWVDLGFWGGAVPGNLADLEPLHRAGVFGFKSFLAPSGVDEFPHVGQADLEAALAEQARLGALAIIHAEDPAVLAAAPQRPGVHYRDFLASRPEGAETAAVARLLDTARRTGARVHILHVSSAAVLPLLRQARADGVEVTAETCPHYLTLAAELVPDGGTAFKCCPPIRDEANREALWEALAAGEFAAVVSDHSPSTPDLKLLPERGGSGDFAAAWGGIASLQLGLPAVWTEARRRGHTLADVVRWMSAGPAGLVGLTGTKGAVAVGHDADLVAFDPDGEFAVHAAGLHHRNPVTPYAGRTLTGAVRTTWLRGRVVDVAGEPFGRQLARPRSGGGLPAQSRPAGLRPTELHPAQLRPARPTTGPEESQ